The Lutibacter sp. A64 genome segment AAACAAGAAACTTTATAATGTATTAGCAATTTCATTATTGCTTGTATTAACTATTGCAGCCTGTTCCAACTCTAATGATGATGATACATCTGATAATGGTGGAGGTACAACATCTTCAGATTATTTAACCATTACGTTAAAACCTTCAACTGTTTACCAAACAATACACAGTTTTGGAGCATCAGATGCTTGGAGTACGCAATTTGTAGGTAAAAACTGGCCTTTAGAAAAAAGAAATCAAATTGCTGATTATTTATTTAGTTCTGAAACTGACAATACAGGGCAACCAAAGGGTATTGGTTTAAGCACTTGGCGTTTTAATATTGGTGCTGGTAGTGACGTACAAGCAAGTGATAGTGGTATAAGTGACGCATGGAGAAGAGCAGAATCATTTTTAACTTCAAACGGTTATAATTGGGATGCTCAAGAAGGCCAACGTTGGTTTTTACAAGCAGCAAAAGAAAGAGGTGTAAATGAGTTTACAGCATTTTCAAACAGTCCGCCAATTACACTTACAAAAAATGGAAAAGCACACTCTTCTGGCGGTTCTTCAGCAAACCTTGATGCTACTAATTATAGTAATTATGCCGATTTTTTAACAAATGTTATTGAAAATATTAGAGATAATGATGGTATTACTTTTAACTATATTTCTCCTTTTAATGAACCACAATGGGATTGGACAGGCGGACAAGAAGGTTCTCCTTGGTTAAATTCTGAAATAGCAGCAATTACTAGAATTTTAGATGCTAAAATTGAAAGTAAAAACTTAAACACTAAAATTGAAATTACAGAATCTGCTCAATTAAATTATTTATACGAAGATTCTAACAAAAGCGGAAGAGGTTCTCATATTCAAGAATTTTTCGATAGCAGCTCTTCTAACTATGTTGGAAACTTAAGTAATATTGCTAACAAAATTTGTGGGCATAGCTATTATACAACTTCAGGAAATACCACCTTAATTAATACCCGTCAAAATGTAAAAGATCAAGTTGAACAAACAGATAGTTCACTAGAATTTTGGATGTCGGAATATTGTCTTCTTGAAAACAATTCAGAAGTAGAAGGAAATGGAAGAGATTTAGGCATCGATCCTGCACTCTATTTAAGTAAAGTAATTCATACCGATTTAACTGTTGCAAATGCAAGTTCTTGGCAATGGTGGATTGCTTTAAGTCCTTATGATTATAAAGATGGATTGGTTTATATCGACAATGATAAATTTGATGGTGAAGTTTACGATTCTAAATTGCTTTGGGCTTTAGGAAACTATTCATACTTCATTAAAGAAGGGTATCAAAGAATCGATTTAAATAGATCTGATAATAAATCTATAGAACAATCTATTGATGGCTTATTGGTATCTGCTTACAAAAAACCAGACGACTCTAAATATGTTGTAGTATTTGTTAATCAACGAACAATTGAAATTCCAATCAATGTAAAAATTGATGGTAAATCTAATTATTCTGGTAAATTGTATCAAACTTCAGCAGAAGCATCCGATAATTTATCTCCAAAAGAAAGTATCGATAACTCTACTGTTTGGTCAATTCCTGCTAGAAGTATTGTAACAGTAGTTGTAGAATAATTAAACCTAAATATTAAATTAAAAAAAAGCTATAACAACAATTATTTTTTTCATTAAAAAACTTGAAAACATGAAAAAAATTGATATTATTAAAATGAAAATAATTAATCAATAATTTATTAAAAAATGAAACTAAAATACATTGCTATATTCTTAATACTACTGAGTTCGTGTAATAAGAATCATAAATATGCTGATGTCTCTTTTGAAGAACAAGAAATACCAGATTGGGAAAATCCAGCAGTTTTTGGAATAAATAAAGAACAACCTAGAGCCTATTTCATCCCTTATTTAAATAATGATGATGTAATAACAGATAAAGCTAAAAACTCTCCTTTTTATACTTCATTAAATGGAGAATGGGAATTTAATTTAGCAATAAAACCAGATGAAAGACCTTATTATTTCTTTAAAGAAGATTATGATACTTCAGACTGGAAAAGCATAAAAGTTCCTTCAAATTGGGAATTAGAAGGTTTTGATATACCAATTTACACCAATGTAAAATACCCACATGAAAAAACACCTCCTAAAATTCAAGACCATTATAACCCTGTAGGTTCATACCGTACTTATTTTAATATTGACAGTATAGATTCTAAAGAAGTATTTTTACATTTTGGAGCTGTAAGTTCTGCTATGTATGTTTGGGTAAACGGCGAAAAAGTTGGGTATAGCGAAGGCAGTAAAACACCTGCAGAATTTAACATTACAAAATACTTAAAAAAAGGTAAAAACCTTTTAGCTGTTGAAGTTTACAGATGGTCAGATGGTAGTTACTTAGAAGATCAAGATTTTTGGCGCTTAAGCGGTATTACAAGAGATGTTTATTTATTAGAAAGAAACAAAACTCATATTAAAGATTTTTGGTCTCAAGCAGATTTAGACGCTTCTTATAAAAATGGAATTTTTAATGTTGACATTGAGTTAGAAAATAAAACTAATGAAAATTATATTGTTGAAACTATTTTATTAGATAGCGACAAAAAAGAAGTTTATGCAGCATCAAAAAACATAGAAGATGGTAAAACTACTCTAAATTTTGAAAAAACCATTCCAAATGTTCATTTATGGAATGCAGAAAACCCTTACCTATACAATTTAATTATTCAATTAAAAACAGAAGATAGTACCTTAATAGAATCTGTGGGTACCGAAGTTGGATTTAGAAATGTAGTAGTAAAAAACGGACAACTTTTAGTAAATGGAAAAGCTATTTATGTAAAAGGTGTAAATCTTCATGAACATCACGACAGAAACGGTCATTATTTAGATGAAGAAACTATGATAAAAGATATTAAAACTATGAAAATGTTTAATATCAATGCCGTTAGAACGTCACATTATCCACAACCAGAATTATTCTACAAACTTTGTAATAAATATGGTTTATACTTGGTTGATGAAGCAAATATAGAATCACACGGTATGGGAGCTGAACATCAAGGTACTTTTGATACGATTCAACATGTTGCTTATCGCCCAGAATGGAATGAAGCTCATTTAGATAGAATAAAAAGGGCCATTGAAAGAGACAAAAACCATCCATCAGTTATAATTTGGTCAATGGGAAATGAATGTGGAAATGGACCTGTGTTTTTTGAAGCCTATGATTGGATAAAAAATAGAGATAAAACACGCTTAGTTTTATTTGAACAAGCTGGCTTAGAAAGAAACACAGATATTGTTGCGCCAATGTATGCAGGCATTAATAGATTGGAAAGTTATGCGAAAAACCACACAGACAGACCTTATATTTTATGCGAATATGCTCATGCAATGGGTAATAGCGTTGGAAACTTACAAGATTATTGGGGTATGATGAAAAAATATCCAGTTTTACAAGGTGGCTTTATTTGGGATTGGGTAGACCAAGGATTGGTTAAAACAACCGAAGATGGTGAAGAATATTGGGCTTATGGAGGTGATTTTGGATCTAAAGATGTTCCTTCTGATGGAAATTTCTGTTTAAACGGATTGGTAGATCCAGATAGAACACCTAAACCTGCTTTATATGAAGTAAAAAAAGTACACCAAAATATTCAATTTAAAGCAGTTGATTTAAAAAATGGTAAATTTGAAATTACGAACGAATTTGATTTCACAAATTTAAATGCTTATAACTTTTCTTACGAAATAATGTCTGAAGGAGAAGTTATAACAAAAGGAAAGCTTCCAACTTTAAATATTGAACCTACAAAATCTAAAATTGTTGAAATTAAATATCCAGAAATAATTAAATCTGAAGAAGTAATCTTAACAATTTCAGCAACAACTAAAGAAGAGAAAAATTTAGTTCCAAACAACCACGAAATTGCTTGGGAACAATTTAAAATAAATACTCCAAATACTACTTTTAAACTTGAACAAACATCTAAAGTAGTAATTGCTAATGATGATACTTCAATTAAAGTAAGCAGTAAAGAATGTAAAGTTATTTTTGACAAATCAACTGGTATAATGACAGAATTGTACTTTGAAGATACTACTAATATAATCCACGAAAACACAGGATTTACTCCTAATTTTTGGAGAGCACCAATAGATAACGACTTTGGAAATGATCTCCACAAAAGAAGTAAAGATTGGCGTTATGTAAGTAAACACAGAACACTTAAAAGTATAGACTCTAAAATGAATGGAGCCAATGCTATTGTAACAATAAAGTACGATTTAATTAACGAAGCTAATGAAAGTATGGGTACTTTCACCTCTAAATATAGTATAAATGGAAATGGTGAAATACAAGTTGATAATGAATTTATTAAAGCAAACACTAAATTACCAGATTTACCTAGAATTGGTTTAAACATAGTTTTAAACAACAATTTAAATCAAATTAAATGGTATGGAAGAGGTCCTTACGAAAGTTATTGGGATAGAAAATCAGGCGCAAAAATTGGTGTTTATGAAGGAAGTGTTGCCGATCAATATTGGGCTTATATTAGACCACAAGAAAATGGTAATAAATCAGATACACGTTGGGTTAGTTTAACTGATGAAACAGGCAAAGGAATTATTGTAAAAGGAATTCCTACAATAGATATTAGTGCACATCATAACATTATGGAAGATTTTGAATCTTTAGAACGTTCTGATGGAAGACACAGAGATGGAGACATTGTTAAAAATCGCCATACCACAGATGTTCGCCCAAGAGATTTAGTTTCTTTAAATATTGACTATAAACAAATGGGTGTTGGAGGCGATAATAGTTGGGGAGCACATACGCATCCAGAATATAAACTATTAGATAAAAAATACACGTATTCATTTATACTAAGTAGTACTGAAAACAAAAAACCTTAATACTTTTTTTATTACTACACTGTAAAAAGAGGCTGTTTAATTAAATATTAAACAGCCTCTTTTTTTTATTACAACCTTTCCTTCTAATTTTATTTCTAAAATAAAAACCAACAAAGTAAACTCTTCCCAAACATCTATGTAATTAAAAAACTACTTTTAATAGCTAATTTTAACTTATCCACTAACTAAACAATATATAAACGTAATAAACTAAACTTTACATTTAAATAATACAAAAGCACCTTAAAAAAATTAGTTTAGCCAATCTAACTAAACACTATAAATGTATTCTAACTTAGAACTTGCGAATCGTATTGCCAATTCTGACCAAACAGCATTTAATATATTATACAATAAGTTGTGGGAAAAATTATATGTATTTTCTCAATCTATTATTATGGATGAAGCTGAGGCAAAAGATATTCTACAAGAAGTTTGGATAGATTATTGGAATAGACGTAAAGAAATCTCTATAAAACACAATATTGAAGCATACCTCTACCAAGCAGTACGTTATAAAACCTATAATATTTTAAGGAATAAAAAGTTTAATACAATTCAATTAGAAGTGAGTTATGAACTTTCTGTAGACGCTTCAATAGAGTTAAATTATGATTTAGAAGAAACTCATCTACGATTAAATAACTATATATCTAAATTACCTTCTAGATGCCAAGAAATTTTCACTCTAAGTCGTAATGAAGGCTTGAGTAATAAAGAAATTGCAGACAAAATAGGCATCTCTATACGAACCGTAGAAAACCAAATTTCAATTGCACTTAATTCAATAAAAAAAAATATGGAGAAAGCAGTTCTCTTGCTTGTGCTTATCTTTAATCTTTAAATCTGCATCTATTTCTTCTTTAAAAATTTGCTTTATTAATTTTAGGTTAACAAAACTCTTAAATATAAACAAATCGTTAAGTCCAAGATTTCAATCGTGAAACCAAGTAGCTATTAGGTACATTATATTAGAAATCACAAAATGACAGAACAAGAATTAAAAAACCTAATCCGTAAGAAACAACAAAAGTCTCTTACCAAAAAAGAAGAAGCTACGCTTTTATCTTTTGAAAAAAAGATGCTTGATAGAAACCGTGCACATGTTTTTTTAGATGAAATACATAAGTCTAAAATAAGCAGTACAATTTATGCCAAAATTCAATCTAAAAAACAAAGCCATATTAGTAATATTTGGATGAAAGTAGCTGCAATTTTAATAATTACTATTTCCCTTGGAAGTATGCATTGGTACCTTTCACCAAATAAAAAGTCTTCTCATAACATGCGTCCTAAAATAACAATGTTACAGATAGAGGCTCCATTTGGTAAAAAAAGAACATTTAATTTACCAGATGGTTCTATAGTAAAATTAAATAGTGGTAGTAAAATTAAATATCCTGAAATTTTTAATGATTCTATAAGAGAAGTAACTCTCTCTGGTGAAGCTTTCTTTGAAATTAAAAAAGATAGTTCACAACCTTTTATTGTAAAAACATCATCTTTATTTACACGTGTACTAGGCACGTCATTTAACATAAAAGCTTATGAAGATGAAGATAACACTATAGTGACCTTAGCAACCGGTAAAATTAGTGTAGGCACCAATCAAAAAGATGAAATTATACTCAACCCTTCTCATCAAGCAATTTTGAATAAAAAAAACAAACGTTTTACAAAACAAAAAATAGACCTCGATAAAACACTAAGTTGGAAAAATGGAATTTTGAGATTTGATAATGAAAAATTAGCTACAGCTATACCTAAGTTAGAAAAATGGTTTAATGTTAAAATAAAGCTTAAAAATAAAAACAGTGCAGCATGTGCATTTACAGGGATATTTGAAAATGCTTCATTAGAAAGCATTTTAGAAAATATAACATTTGTTAAAACAACTTTAAAATACAAATTCATTACAAGTAATGAAATTGAAATTTCAGGATATTGCAATAATTAAAAACCTATAAAATGAGATAAAAAACCTATAAAAAGCAGCCTGTTCTTAATACTTTGGCGAGTAAAACAGACTGCTACAGCTTAACAATAACTAATCAAAGAAATTATTAAACATTTTTTATGAAAATCATCAAACATCCTATTGTCAAAATGGCAACAAAACTGTCTGTATATCTGGCTATCTTATTCTTAGCTAATCCTATATTAGCAAATGAAACCTTTAGTCAAAGCCTTAAAAAAACAAAGATATCAATTTTAAAAACAGACGCAACACCTTTAGAGATTATAAAAGAAATTGAATCAAAAACTAATTATCACTTTGTATATGACCAATCTATTAAAACTATTGACACATTAATTAGTATCAATTCTAATAAAATATCAGTTTTAAATATTTTAGAACAACTATCACGTGAAGCTAGGTTAAAATTTAAGCAAATTAATTCGAGTATCTCTGTCCAAGAAATACCTAGAGTTATTAAAAAAGCTCCAGTACCAAAACTAATATCCGGTACTGTTTCTGATGAATTTGGACAAGCTTTACCTGGAGCTACTATTTTAGAAAAGGGCACTACAAATGGTGTACAATCTAACTTTGATGGTAATTTCAATATAACAGTATCTAAAGAAGATGCAATATTAGAAATTTCATACCTTGGATTTATAGCTCAAGAAGTTGCTGTAAAAAACCAAAGCATACTTAATATAGTATTAAAAGAAGATGCTGCAAAATTAGAAGAAGTAGTTGTAACAGCACTTAATATAACTAGAGAAGAAAAATCTCTAGGATATTCTGTTGCAAATGTTGAAAGTGATGATTTAACTAAAACTGTAACTGGAAACTGGATTAATGGTATGTCTGGTAAAGTTGCAGGGTTAACTTTTGACCAAGCAGGCACAGGGCCAAGCGGCTCTGTAAGAGTTACTTTACGTGGAGATCAATCTTTAAACTATGGAAATAACGAAGCTTTATTTGTTGTTGATGGCGTTCCTATAACATCTGGAATAACATCTACTAGAAGTGTAAGTAACTATGCGCAAGGAGATGCCCCTATCGATTACGGTAACGGTATTAGCGATATTAACCCAGATGATATTGCTTCAGTATCTGTATTAAAAGGACCTGCAGCGGCAGCATTATATGGATCTAGAGCCGCTAACGGCGCAATTTTAATAGTTACTAAATCTGGAAAAAAAACTAAAGGAATTGGTATTACAGTAAACTCATCTGTTACTTTCGACGAAGCGGGCTATTTTCCAGATTTTCAAACTGAATATGGAAATGGTTCTGATATGGGACAAAATGAGTTTTCTCTTTGGGAATTAACTCCAGAGATGACTTCTGATGGAATAGCAATTCCTAGACATTATTCTAGATATACTTTTGGTGAAAAATTTGACCAAAACACATTACGTTATACATATGCTTCAAAAAATTGGGAAACAGGAGAATTTACTAAACTACCTTGGACTTATAAAGATGACTGGTATAAAGGCTTATTTCAAACAGGAATAACTAAAAGTAATACAGTTAGCATTAGTGGTAACAATGGTAAAGGAACTTCAACACGTTTTTCTATTACAGACTTTAAAAACGAATGGATATTACCTAATACAGGTTTTGATAGAAAGTCAATTTCTTTATCTCTAAACACACCAATAACTGATAGAATAAAATTAAATACAAAAGTTAATTACACCCGTAAAGAGAGTGATAATATGCCTGGTGGTGGGTATAATGAAAACAACCCAATGTATGCTTTAACTTGGGGTTTTAATACAAATAGTATAAATAATTGGAAAGATGAATATTTTCAAGGTAGATATAATTATGCCAATTGGTCTTCTCAGGGTTCAAATGGTCAAGGATTAGTTTTTCCTTCTTCCAGTAGTTTTAACCCTTACCGTTCTCTTTATGAAGAATTAAACACACAAGACAAACATCGTGTTTTTGGTAATATTGGTTTTAGTTTTGATTTAATGAAAGGACTTACTTTAGATGTTAGCTCAGGCTTAGATTGGTCAGATGAATATAGAACACAACGTAGACCTTTTTATACAGCCGATTATCAAAATGGCTTTTACAGAGAACAAACTGTAAGAGTAATTGAGAATAATAATGAAGCTATGTTGCGCTTTACAAATAATGAATTAGCACAGGGTAAATTTGGTATTACAACTTTGGTAGGTGCTAATAATAGAACAAACGAATATTATAATAGTAAAATATCGTTAAGTCAGCTTGGAGAAGAAGGAATATATCATACTACAAATTTACCAACCGGTGTAATTCCTGACCCATACAATTATAGAACAAAAAAAGTTGTAAATAGTCTTTATGGATTGGCTTCTTTAAGTTGGGACAACACATATTATTTAGATATTACAGGTAGAAATGATTGGTCTAGTACACTTTCAAAAGACAATTGGTCTTTCTTTTACCCATCAGTTGCGGCTAGTATTTTAATCAACCAAATTTTTGATTTTAAATCAAACGCTCCTTGGGTTGATTTTACAAAATTACGTTTATCTTGGGCAAATGTAGGAAACGATACTTCTCCTTACTCTTTAGACCAATACTATTCTACTTCATCATATTCGGGTGGATATACTTTACCTGGCACAATTCCAGATCCATTAATTCAACCTGAAAATGTAGAAAGTTGGGAAACTGGTTTAGAAGCCAAATTGTTTAAAAATAGAATTTCTTTTGATGTCACCTTGTATCATTCTTCTACAACAAATCAAATTGTTTCTGTTGGTGTAGATCAAATCACAGGTGCAACAGGCTTAAAAATTAATGCAGGTGAAATTACCAATCAGGGTATAGAAGTTTCTGCTCATTTTGTTCCTATTAGAAGTAAAGATTTTGAATGGTCTATCGATGCTACTTGGTCAAAAAATAAAAATAAATTAGTTAGCTTACAAGATGGATGGGACCCTAACGAACCACTTCAAACAGATATGGGAACCACTATTGGAAGTAGAGTTTATGTTTATTCTTATGTTGGTGAAGAAATGCACCAAATATACGGCCGAGGATTTCAAAGAGCTCCAGAAGGTTCAACATATATAGATGAAAATGGTAATGAAGCAGATGCCTCAGGAATGCATCTAGTAAATTCAAATGGTTATCCTATTCTTGATGAATCACCTGACAAAAAAATTGGTAGTGTTAACCCAGATTGGAGAGGTGGTTTTATTCAACGTTTTAGATATAAAAACATTTCATTAAGTGCTAATTTCACTGGTCAATTAGGAGGTCACACTTATTCGGTAACCAATTTTGCACTTTCATATCAAGGTAAGCTTAAAAATTCGTTAGAAGGTAGATACGATGGACTAGTTCATGAAGGCGTAAATGCAATTACAAATGAAGATGGAACAACATCATATACCCAAAACACTACTGTAACCAATAGCATACAAACTTACTACAATTCTTATATTTGGAACAGAAACAACACTGAAACGAATACTTTTAGTAATTCTTATTTAAAACTAAAAGAACTGCGTATTGATTATAAATTACCTCAAGAAATTTTGAAAAAAACAGGATTTTTAAACGATTTAAGTATAGGGGTTTATGCTACAAATTTATTTTCAATTACAGATTTCCCACAATATGATCCAGAAACAGGTATGTTAAATGGTTCTAATATTTATAAAGGTATTGAAACTATGTCTTTTCCAATGACAAGATCTTACGGTTTTAACGCAAAATTTTCATTCTAATATAATCAAGAAATGAACAAATTAAAAATAGTGATAGCAACAAGTTTACTTGCAGTTTTTATAAATGCATGTACAAACGATTTTGAAGATATAAACACAAACCCAAACACCACTAATGTAGGTCAAATACAAGCAAGTGGTATGTTTGAACCTTTACTATATAATGGTGCTAAATTCTGGCAAAATTACACCTGGTATTGGAACAATGAACTTATTCAATTTACAGCCTTTACAGGTGGAACTACAAGGCAAGAGCACCGCTACTTTATTAGCGATGGAAATTGGCAAAGTGTATGGAATGCCTACAGTCGCTATGGTAATAATGTTTCTCACATGTACGATTTAAGTATTGAAGAACAAAACCTTGCTTTAGAAGCAATTGCGCTTACTCTAAAGGTTTTATATATGTCTAACCTTACTGATATATTTGGAGACATACCATATTCTGAAGCATTTACAGCCCGTAAACTTAATGGTACAACCAAACCAAAATTTGAAACACAAAAAGAAGTTTACGAACAAATGTTTGCCGATTTAATAGAAGCCAATTCAATATATTTAACAAAACCTGTTTTTGTTAAACCTTCTTTAGATGGTATGTATGGAGGGTCTATAGAAAAATGGCAAAAATTCAACAACTCGCTATACCTTCGCTTATTAATGAGAGTAAGCGGAAGAAGCGAAATGAATTCTGGGGCAAAAATCTCAGAAATATTAAATAATCCTTCAACATATCCTATTTTCACATCTAATGCCGATAATGCAACTGTAGTATTCTCTGGTAGCGACCCTTATAGAAGTCAATTTGCAGATACAAACGAAGGAAGTTTTACCAGCTCTGGAAGAAAATTAACAGAACAGCTTATTAAAATGACTGTGTTAACTGATAGCAACAATAACGAAATATTTACCGACCCTCGTTTATCAATTATTGGTAAAAAAAACACCAATATAAATGTTAATCCAAATAATATATGGAAAGGTACCATAGCTGGTTGTACAGAACAAGATCAAAGTGAAGCAGACCGTGGAAGTTCTTGGTTAAACACAGCTGTATTAGGTAGAGTAGATACTCCGGGAACCTTTATGGATTACGCCGAAGTTCAATTTATTTTAGCTGAAGCGACTTTAAAAGAATTAATTTCTGGAGGAGAATCTTCTGCAAAATTATATTATGAAAAAGGAGTTACAGCTTCTGTTGAAAAATGGGCTGAACTTGGACAATTCAGTGAAATACCTGTTACTATTAACGAAACAGATATCTCAGCTTTACTTGAGTCTGATCTAGCTTCATGGGATAAATCTACTAATAAAAATGAGTTGATTGGTAACCAGAAATACTTGGCTTTATTTTGGATTGGTATGGAAGCTTACCATGAATATAGAAGAACAAACTACCCTAAATTAACCATTGGAGAAGGAACCGTATTTAATGATTACATCTTACCAACAAGATTTGCATACCCAACAACAACTTTAGCCACTAATGCAGTTAACTCTGAAGAAGCTATAAATAACATGGGAGGGAATGACATGAAAACCCCTATTTGGTGGAGTAAACAAGCTATTGGAGGTAACTAAAAAATAAAAAAACGATGAACACAAATAAGATATTTAATTTAAGAGAAAAATTAAAATTGGTATTTATACTATCAATTTTTTGCATAGGAATATTTAGTTCTTGTACTAAAGATGAAAATGAATTACCTGAAGAAGCTTATTTTCTAATTGAAGAAAATCCTACAGGAATTTTAGCAGATACCCAAGGAATTACCCAAAGTTATGTTGTAAGATCTAATAGACCTTGGAAAATAAAACCTGAACAAGAAATAAATTGGGTAAAAGTTTTCCCTAACGAAGGTGAAGATGACGGTATTTTTAAATTTATTATAGATGAAAATATAACGTTTGATGCTAGAAATATTAACTATTCATTTATTGTTGATGGTACTGAGCAACCTGTTCTATTTAGAGTTGAGCAAGTTGCAAATATTCCATTTATTGTGGTTGATGAATCTGAAAGTGGCGTTTCAATACCTTCAGCACAAACCAATTTTTCTATTAATGTAAAAGCTAATGTTGAATGGACATATACTTTAAGTGATAGTAGTTGGCTTTCTGAAAATACCATCTCAGAAAATGAGCTTACAATAAACGCAGAAAAAAACAAAGGTGAAACCCGCTCAACAACATTAACAATTAATTCTATAGAATACCCAAATTTAAATAAAGAAATTACCATTACTCAATCTTCTGGAAATGTTATTTTAGAAGAAAATTTTGATTGGTTAAACTACGGAAGTACTATTTTTTATACTTACTCTGGAGAAGTTAGAATGGATACTTGGACTATTGATGAAATGAATAATGGTTGGAATAGTACTGAAAATGTAGATTCAAGTAACCAAAAAGTGGTATATGCCCGTACAGGATTTTTAAAACTAGGTAAAACAGGATATGGAGGAGATTTAATTTCACCCTTTCTTACAGAATTAGAAGAACCAACAAACTTACTAGTAACTTTTAAAGCAGTTCCTTATCAAACTAAAGCTGGCACACAAGACGACAATACATTAAGAGTTAGTGTAATTGGCCCTGGTGCAACAAGTGTAAATTCAATTACAATTGATAATTGGCCAGATTATGAAACAGACCCTAACTGCACTACTATATGGCAAGACGAGGCTTCAAATTACCAGTTTACTATTACTGGCGCTACTGCAGAAACACAAATAAAATTTTTAGGAGGTGATTATTACTTAAAAGACATTGGAAAAGGCAAAAACCGAATTTTTCTAGATGAAATTAAAGTGAAAATTATAGAGTAATAAATAACTATTTTAAAATGAAACAAACACGAAGAAAATTTATTAAAATAGGTGGTTTAACTACTGTTGCTAGTTTAAGCGGAATAGGACTCACTTTTGCTAGCTGCCAAGACGATACAGAGCTTGAAATTAATGACTTTATTATAACTGGAGTTTCTATTCCCTCGAGTATTGATATTGCAATCGGAGAACCTGTAGTGCTAACCGGCAAAGGTTTTGTAATAAATGACCAAATAGAGTTAAAATCATCAATAAATTCTGACATTATTTACACTGCTAATATTATAGATGTAACAGATAAAACAGGAACCTTTATTATTCCTGATGATTTTTCTACAGGAAATTATAGCATTAGA includes the following:
- a CDS encoding glycoside hydrolase, with product MKNKKLYNVLAISLLLVLTIAACSNSNDDDTSDNGGGTTSSDYLTITLKPSTVYQTIHSFGASDAWSTQFVGKNWPLEKRNQIADYLFSSETDNTGQPKGIGLSTWRFNIGAGSDVQASDSGISDAWRRAESFLTSNGYNWDAQEGQRWFLQAAKERGVNEFTAFSNSPPITLTKNGKAHSSGGSSANLDATNYSNYADFLTNVIENIRDNDGITFNYISPFNEPQWDWTGGQEGSPWLNSEIAAITRILDAKIESKNLNTKIEITESAQLNYLYEDSNKSGRGSHIQEFFDSSSSNYVGNLSNIANKICGHSYYTTSGNTTLINTRQNVKDQVEQTDSSLEFWMSEYCLLENNSEVEGNGRDLGIDPALYLSKVIHTDLTVANASSWQWWIALSPYDYKDGLVYIDNDKFDGEVYDSKLLWALGNYSYFIKEGYQRIDLNRSDNKSIEQSIDGLLVSAYKKPDDSKYVVVFVNQRTIEIPINVKIDGKSNYSGKLYQTSAEASDNLSPKESIDNSTVWSIPARSIVTVVVE
- a CDS encoding glycoside hydrolase family 2 TIM barrel-domain containing protein, with amino-acid sequence MKLKYIAIFLILLSSCNKNHKYADVSFEEQEIPDWENPAVFGINKEQPRAYFIPYLNNDDVITDKAKNSPFYTSLNGEWEFNLAIKPDERPYYFFKEDYDTSDWKSIKVPSNWELEGFDIPIYTNVKYPHEKTPPKIQDHYNPVGSYRTYFNIDSIDSKEVFLHFGAVSSAMYVWVNGEKVGYSEGSKTPAEFNITKYLKKGKNLLAVEVYRWSDGSYLEDQDFWRLSGITRDVYLLERNKTHIKDFWSQADLDASYKNGIFNVDIELENKTNENYIVETILLDSDKKEVYAASKNIEDGKTTLNFEKTIPNVHLWNAENPYLYNLIIQLKTEDSTLIESVGTEVGFRNVVVKNGQLLVNGKAIYVKGVNLHEHHDRNGHYLDEETMIKDIKTMKMFNINAVRTSHYPQPELFYKLCNKYGLYLVDEANIESHGMGAEHQGTFDTIQHVAYRPEWNEAHLDRIKRAIERDKNHPSVIIWSMGNECGNGPVFFEAYDWIKNRDKTRLVLFEQAGLERNTDIVAPMYAGINRLESYAKNHTDRPYILCEYAHAMGNSVGNLQDYWGMMKKYPVLQGGFIWDWVDQGLVKTTEDGEEYWAYGGDFGSKDVPSDGNFCLNGLVDPDRTPKPALYEVKKVHQNIQFKAVDLKNGKFEITNEFDFTNLNAYNFSYEIMSEGEVITKGKLPTLNIEPTKSKIVEIKYPEIIKSEEVILTISATTKEEKNLVPNNHEIAWEQFKINTPNTTFKLEQTSKVVIANDDTSIKVSSKECKVIFDKSTGIMTELYFEDTTNIIHENTGFTPNFWRAPIDNDFGNDLHKRSKDWRYVSKHRTLKSIDSKMNGANAIVTIKYDLINEANESMGTFTSKYSINGNGEIQVDNEFIKANTKLPDLPRIGLNIVLNNNLNQIKWYGRGPYESYWDRKSGAKIGVYEGSVADQYWAYIRPQENGNKSDTRWVSLTDETGKGIIVKGIPTIDISAHHNIMEDFESLERSDGRHRDGDIVKNRHTTDVRPRDLVSLNIDYKQMGVGGDNSWGAHTHPEYKLLDKKYTYSFILSSTENKKP
- a CDS encoding RNA polymerase sigma factor codes for the protein MYSNLELANRIANSDQTAFNILYNKLWEKLYVFSQSIIMDEAEAKDILQEVWIDYWNRRKEISIKHNIEAYLYQAVRYKTYNILRNKKFNTIQLEVSYELSVDASIELNYDLEETHLRLNNYISKLPSRCQEIFTLSRNEGLSNKEIADKIGISIRTVENQISIALNSIKKNMEKAVLLLVLIFNL
- a CDS encoding FecR family protein; amino-acid sequence: MTEQELKNLIRKKQQKSLTKKEEATLLSFEKKMLDRNRAHVFLDEIHKSKISSTIYAKIQSKKQSHISNIWMKVAAILIITISLGSMHWYLSPNKKSSHNMRPKITMLQIEAPFGKKRTFNLPDGSIVKLNSGSKIKYPEIFNDSIREVTLSGEAFFEIKKDSSQPFIVKTSSLFTRVLGTSFNIKAYEDEDNTIVTLATGKISVGTNQKDEIILNPSHQAILNKKNKRFTKQKIDLDKTLSWKNGILRFDNEKLATAIPKLEKWFNVKIKLKNKNSAACAFTGIFENASLESILENITFVKTTLKYKFITSNEIEISGYCNN